A stretch of Plasmodium vinckei vinckei genome assembly, chromosome: PVVCY_05 DNA encodes these proteins:
- a CDS encoding lysophospholipase, putative → MNIKFPNDSEELVVDNDNYYIYKDSWIENFNKNGYSVYGLDLQGHGESETWKNVRGDFSSFDDLVDDVIQYMNQIQDEISNDNQTDGESYDIVPTKKKRLPMYIVGHSMGGTIGLRVLQSLNKEKEETIDSGESNNYKKCSIMLDNPTNVNEIDNDMYDMNSSKNDDPCTSSASTSHTTNTISSTSNKCEGRYNCLDKFNIKGCVTLSGMMIIKILWNIGLNSFKYFYLPIMNFLAYVASNKIISSEMRYKKSEYIDTICKYDKFRNNIGLKFRCVSELIKGTLALDSNINYMPKDIPLLFVHSKDDTVCCFKGAYSFYKNVDVPEKEFHTVADMHHAITVEPGNEEILKIVMDWICNLRKNGEDEIEDEKENEI, encoded by the coding sequence atgaatataaaatttccAAATGATAGTGAAGAGTTAGTAGTAGACAATGATAattactatatttataaagatAGCTGGAtcgaaaattttaataaaaatggttaTTCAGTATATGGACTAGACTTGCAAGGGCATGGTGAATCAGAAACATGGAAAAATGTTAGAGGCGATTTTAGTTCTTTTGATGATCTAGTTGATGATGTAATACAATATATGAATCAAATTCAAGATGAAATCTCAAATGATAATCAAACGGATGGTGAATCTTATGATATAGTGccaactaaaaaaaaaagacttCCTATGTATATTGTTGGGCATTCGATGGGAGGAACTATTGGTTTAAGAGTATTACAAtcattaaataaagaaaaagaagaaacgATTGATTCTGGAGAGTCAAataactataaaaaatgtagcaTCATGTTAGACAACCCTACTAATGTTAATGAAATTGACAATGATATGTATGATATGAATAGTTCTAAAAATGACGATCCATGCACTTCTAGTGCTAGTACCTCTCATACGACAAATACTATTTCTAGCACTAGTAATAAATGTGAAGGACGCTATAATTGTTTAGATAAATTCAATATTAAAGGTTGCGTAACTTTATCTGGtatgatgataataaaaatactatGGAATATTGGACTCAATTCATTcaagtatttttatttacctaTAATGAACTTCTTGGCTTATGTCGCgtctaataaaataatttcgtCAGAAATGCGTTATAAAAAGTCAGAATATATTGATACAATATGTAAGTATGATAAATTTCGAAATAACATTGGATTAAAATTTAGATGTGTATCTGAACTTATAAAAGGAACGCTTGCATTGGAtagtaatattaattatatgccAAAAGATAttcctttattatttgtgcATTCAAAAGATGATACTGTTTGTTGTTTTAAAGGGgcatattcattttataagAATGTAGATGTTCCTGAAAAAGAATTTCATACTGTTGCCGATATGCATCATGCTATAACGGTAGAGCCAGGAAATGaagaaattttaaaaatagttatGGATTGGATTTGTAA